A genomic stretch from Setaria viridis chromosome 1, Setaria_viridis_v4.0, whole genome shotgun sequence includes:
- the LOC117862761 gene encoding 26S proteasome regulatory subunit 8 homolog A, whose amino-acid sequence MATVAMDISKPTPAASGDEAAAAAKGRSGGGGEGLRQYYLQHIHDLQLQIRQKTHNLNRLEAQRNDLNSRVRMLREELQLLQEPGSYVGEVVKVMGKSKVLVKVHPEGKYVVDIDKSIDITKITPSTRVALRNDSYMLHLVLPSKVDPLVNLMKVEKVPDSTYDMIGGLDQQIKEIKEVIELPIKHPELFESLGIAQPKGVLLYGPPGTGKTLLARAVAHHTDCTFIRVSGSELVQKYIGEGSRMVRELFVMAREHAPSIIFMDEIDSIGSARMESGTGNGDSEVQRTMLELLNQLDGFEASNKIKVLMATNRIDILDQALLRPGRIDRKIEFPNPNEDSRFDILKIHSRKMNLMRGIDLKKIAEKMNGASGAELKAVCTEAGMFALRERRVHVTQEDFEMAVAKVMKKDTEKNMSLRKLWK is encoded by the exons ATGGCGACGGTGGCGATGGACATCTCGAAGcccacgccggcggcgtccggcgacgaggccgctgcggcggcgaaggggaggagcggcggcggaggggagggccTGCGCCAGTACTACCTGCAGCACATCCACGACCTGCAGCTCCAGATCCGGCAGAAGACCCACAACCTCAACCGCCTCGAGGCCCAGCGCAACGACCTCAACTCCCGAG TTAGAATGCTCAGGGAAGAGCTGCAGTTGCTTCAAGAGCCTGGATCATATGTTGGTGAGGTGGTTAAGGTCATGGGAAAATCAAAGGTTCTGGTGAAG GTGCATCCGGAAGGCAAATACGTGGTGGATATTGACAAGAGCATTGATATTACGAAGATCACACCTTCAACAAGAGTTGCTCTTCGAAATGATAGCTACATGCTCCATCTGGTCCTGCCAAGCAAAGTTGATCCATTGGTCAATCTCATGAAGGTTGAGAAGGTTCCGGATTCTACGTATGATATGATTGGAGGACTTGATCAGCAAATTAAAGAGATCAAAGAG GTCATTGAGCTTCCAATCAAACATCCGGAGCTATTTGAGAGCCTCGGAATTGCCCAGCCAAAG GGTGTTCTCCTTTATGGACCTCCCGGCACAGGAAAGACATTGCTGGCACGTGCAGTTGCTCATCACACTGACTGCACCTTCATCAGGGTTTCTGGTTCTGAGTTGGTTCAGAAATATATTGGTGAGGGCTCCCGTATGGTTCGTGAACTCTTTGTCATGGCCAG GGAACACGCACCGTCCATTATATTTATGGACGAAATAGACTCTATCGGATCTGCTAGAATGGAGTCTGGAACTGGTAACGGTGATAGTGAAGTGCAGCGCACCATGCTTGAGCTTCTAAACCAGCTTGATGGTTTTGAAGCATCAAACAAAATTAAG GTTCTGATGGCAACGAACAGAATAGACATCTTGGATCAAGCCCTTCTGAGGCCTGGACGCATAGACAGGAAGATTGAATTTCCAAATCCCAATGAGGAT TCTCGTTTCGATATCTTGAAGATTCATTCAAGAAAAATGAACTTGATGCGTGGTATTGATCTGAAAAAGATCGCGGAAAAGATGAATGGGGCCTCAGGAGCTGAGCTGAAG GCGGTCTGCACAGAAGCTGGAATGTTTGCCCTCCGCGAGAGAAGGGTACACGTTACCCAGGAGGACTTTGAGATGGCAGTCGCCAAGGTGATGAAGAAAGACACGGAGAAGAACATGTCCCTGCGCAAGCTCTGGAAGTGA
- the LOC117844067 gene encoding BIIDXI-like protein At5g11420: MGRLAMAGPVILLLLCTMCRLALGITDGLLPNGNFERGPLPSQLRGTRVLGSSSIPSWQTSGFVEYIPSGQKQGDMLLVVPEGAYAVRLGNEASIRQRLRGAAPGARYSLTFSAARTCAQAERLNISASGQSGLLAIQTTYSSNGWDSYAWAWVAAVDSSGEVEVSIHNPGVADDPACGPLIDSVAVKALNPPRRTNRNLVKNGDFEEGPYILPGTKWGVLIPSRVVDDHSPLPGWMVESLKAVRYVDGGSFAVPRGRRAVELLAGREGAVAQVVRTVPGRRYALSFTVGDAGNACRGSLVVEAYAGRESVKVAYESEGKGGARRAVLPFRAAAARTRIVFFSSFYSTRSDDLSSLCGPVLDDVAVVSVRAKRG; encoded by the exons ATGGGAAGGTTAGCCATGGCTGGGCCAGTGATCCTTCTTCTGCTCTGCACAATGTGCAGATTGGCGCTCGGAATCACTGACG GGCTGCTCCCGAACGGCAACTTCGAGCGCGGGCCGCTGCCGTCGCAGCTTCGCGGGACGCGGGTGCTGGGCTCGTCGTCGATCCCGTCGTGGCAGACGTCGGGGTTCGTGGAGTACATCCCGTCGGGGCAGAAGCAGGGCGACATGCTCCTGGTGGTCCCCGAGGGCGCCTACGCCGTGCGCCTCGGGAACGAGGCCTCCATCCGGCAGcgcctccgcggcgccgcccccgggGCCCGCTACTCCCTCACGTTCAGCGCGGCGCGGACGTGCGCGCAGGCGGAGCGCCTGAACATCTCGGCGTCCGGGCAGTCGGGCCTCCTGGCGATCCAGACCACGTACAGTAGCAACGGGTGGGACTCGTACGCCTGGGCCTGGGTCGCCGCCGTCGACTCCTCCGGCGAGGTCGAGGTCTCCATCCACAACCCCGGCGTCGCCGACGACCCGGCCTGCGGCCCGCTCATCGACTCCGTCGCCGTCAAGGCGCTCAACCCGCCCCGCCGGACCAACCGGAACCTGGTGAAGAACGGGGACTTCGAGGAGGGTCCCTACATCCTCCCGGGGACCAAGTGGGGCGTGCTGATCCCGTCGCGGGTGGTGGACGaccactcgccgctcccggggTGGATGGTGGAGTCGCTCAAGGCGGTGAGGTACGTCGACGGAGGGAGCTTCGCGGTGCCCCGGGGCCGGCGCGCCGTGGAGCTGCTGGCGGGGAGGGAGGGCGCGGTGGCGCAGGTGGTCCGGACCGTGCCGGGGCGGCGGTACGCGCTGTCGTTCACGGTCGGGGACGCCGGCAACGCCTGCCGCGGGTCGCTCGTCGTGGAGGCGTACGCCGGGAGGGAGTCCGTGAAGGTGGCGTACGAGTCGGAGGGGAAGGGCGGCGCCAGGCGCGCCGTGCTGCCgttccgcgccgcggcggcgcgcacgaGGATCGTCTTCTTCAGCTCGTTCTACAGCACCAGGAGCGACGACCTCAGCTCGCTCTGCGGGCCCGTGCtcgacgacgtcgccgtcgtcagCGTGCGCGCCAAGCGCGGGTAG